Proteins encoded in a region of the Armatimonadota bacterium genome:
- a CDS encoding cupin domain-containing protein yields MDECRVVREQKGFEGVQGLSYFQGVSRESTGSQGICMHLVEFPPGARAKAHYHEAHETAIFMLEGTVGMHYGDDLGQHLEATAGDFVYIPAGVPHLPYNASDSHARAVLARTDPNEQESVVLCPE; encoded by the coding sequence ATGGACGAGTGCCGCGTCGTGCGCGAGCAAAAAGGGTTCGAAGGGGTTCAGGGCCTCAGCTATTTTCAGGGCGTCTCACGCGAATCGACGGGCTCTCAAGGGATCTGCATGCACCTGGTCGAGTTCCCGCCCGGCGCCCGTGCCAAGGCGCACTACCATGAAGCGCACGAAACGGCGATCTTCATGCTGGAGGGCACGGTCGGCATGCACTATGGCGACGACCTCGGACAGCACCTGGAAGCGACGGCAGGCGACTTCGTCTATATCCCCGCCGGCGTCCCGCATTTGCCTTATAACGCGTCGGACAGCCATGCCCGGGCGGTGCTGGCGCGGACCGATCCGAACGAGCAGGAGAGCGTCGTGCTCTGCCCCGAGTGA
- a CDS encoding GNAT family N-acetyltransferase: protein MKSSSAVLACSDIVATLAFYQDVLGFETVWAWGEPPTFGSASSGGATILFNRQPELAAKIQGHQHWINVDDADELHETHRARGAKIVEELGDRPWGFREYVVEDLNGYHLRFAGPPLGTSRPSQPFPEGVRIERRVPRDDEYRSVVGAAFGNKSFLPDQSSTTWGGIVALSPDGEAIGTVRIMQDALGWFSVWDVGVLPRWQGHRIGSKMMQEALDLIHESSPGANVFLFTYQNGFYEKLGFSRETSHMKRVCRATSSSSVVVL from the coding sequence GTGAAAAGCTCCAGCGCCGTGCTCGCGTGCTCCGATATCGTCGCGACGCTCGCGTTTTACCAAGACGTCTTGGGGTTCGAAACGGTTTGGGCATGGGGCGAGCCACCGACGTTCGGCTCAGCGTCCAGTGGCGGAGCCACGATCCTTTTCAATCGGCAGCCGGAGCTTGCCGCGAAGATACAAGGACACCAGCACTGGATCAACGTGGACGACGCCGACGAGCTTCATGAAACCCACCGGGCCAGGGGGGCGAAGATCGTGGAAGAACTGGGAGACAGACCGTGGGGTTTCCGAGAGTACGTGGTCGAAGACCTGAACGGCTACCACCTGCGGTTCGCCGGACCGCCCTTGGGAACGTCACGACCTTCGCAGCCGTTTCCCGAAGGCGTCCGGATCGAAAGGCGCGTCCCGAGAGACGACGAATACCGGTCCGTCGTCGGAGCAGCCTTTGGCAACAAGTCGTTCCTTCCCGACCAGTCATCTACGACATGGGGCGGGATCGTCGCTCTTTCACCGGATGGTGAAGCGATCGGAACCGTTCGGATCATGCAGGACGCCCTAGGATGGTTCAGCGTCTGGGACGTCGGTGTCCTTCCGCGCTGGCAAGGACACCGGATCGGCTCGAAGATGATGCAAGAGGCCCTCGATCTGATCCACGAATCGTCTCCTGGTGCGAACGTGTTCCTCTTCACGTACCAGAACGGCTTTTACGAGAAGCTAGGCTTCTCTCGTGAGACGTCTCATATGAAGCGGGTTTGTCGGGCCACGTCATCGTCAAGCGTCGTCGTTTTGTGA
- a CDS encoding PSD1 domain-containing protein, with protein MSEHCFRCHGPSAKEGQAGLRLDLAESATKDRDGRHVIHPGKSSESSILLRIRPETPELAMPPPDSGVKPLSDEDVATIKAWIDQGAKYEKLWSLIPPKSPALPIVQDTKWVRNPIDTFVLRRLEDAGLTPEPEADKATLLRRATLTLTGLQPTPAELDAFLKDGSKNAYDKAVDRLLASPRYGEHQARYWLDAVRYGDTHGLHLDNERAIYPYRDWVVRAYNQDLPYDKFALWQLAGDLLPAPSTDQLIATGYIRMNPTTNEGGAIAEEFQAKNTFDRVDTTSTVFLGLTVACARCHSHKYDPVTQADYYRLFAFFNSTADEPLDGNLFTPDPVLRAPFPEDEKKLKTMATDLGKLEAKVDVQAAQKWLAGRRVEFPTVGKWEVSDQVQAPSFDAAYDTESEPQNWMPVDLKPETPLTFFTKENAYAYLRTTVASAKAQEVGLRLSSDDAIKVWVNGDLVHANKALRGIGQSYDSIRIKLRAGDNAIVVKVANAGGPGGVFYGLGDDTDKRATEVAKLQGKPEGEQALRRLYLQAGPDSPAAAAYREQAKSYDTFLASIPQTLVAKELPKPRPTFVLRRGEYNLPSDPVERAIPESLGSLPKRAPVNRLGFAEWLTAKDNPLFARVFVNRIWQQHFGTGLVKTAEDFGNQGEWPSHPELLDYLATKFAKDGFSLKKLHKAIVTSAAFRQRSSVKGKKLQVDPENRLVSRGPRFRLDAEVLRDQALSASGLLYEKPGGKGFKPYQPAGLWEEVAFLDSTTARYQQDTTQEIYRRSLYLFWKRTSPHPVMLTFDAPMREMCVVRRARTNTPLQALVTMNEPAFLEASREFAERILKGPSKTDDDRLAEAFRLSLGRAPSNDEVVTLTSALRRYGERYANDPASAKELVSVGMTPPDPAVDPQKLAAWTIVCSTLFNLDEFLTQH; from the coding sequence TTGAGCGAACACTGCTTCCGCTGCCACGGGCCTTCGGCGAAGGAGGGTCAAGCCGGTCTGCGCCTCGATCTTGCCGAAAGCGCGACCAAGGACCGGGACGGCCGGCACGTGATCCATCCCGGCAAGTCGTCCGAGTCGTCGATCCTGCTCAGGATCAGGCCTGAGACGCCCGAACTTGCCATGCCTCCGCCGGACTCCGGCGTCAAGCCGTTGTCCGACGAAGACGTCGCGACGATCAAGGCCTGGATCGACCAAGGGGCTAAGTACGAAAAACTCTGGTCGCTGATCCCGCCGAAGTCCCCGGCCCTTCCCATCGTCCAAGACACGAAATGGGTCCGTAACCCCATCGACACCTTCGTCCTGCGGCGGCTCGAAGACGCCGGGTTGACCCCGGAGCCTGAGGCCGACAAGGCCACGCTGCTTCGCCGTGCGACACTGACCCTGACCGGGTTGCAGCCGACACCTGCCGAGCTGGACGCGTTCCTCAAAGACGGTTCGAAGAACGCTTACGACAAGGCTGTGGACAGGCTTCTCGCAAGCCCGAGGTACGGCGAACATCAAGCCCGGTATTGGCTCGACGCCGTCCGCTACGGCGACACACACGGCCTGCACCTCGACAACGAGCGCGCGATCTATCCTTACCGCGATTGGGTCGTGCGGGCCTACAACCAGGACTTGCCGTACGACAAGTTCGCGCTCTGGCAGCTAGCGGGGGACTTGCTTCCGGCTCCGTCGACCGACCAACTCATCGCTACGGGCTACATCCGGATGAACCCGACTACGAACGAGGGCGGCGCCATCGCTGAGGAGTTCCAAGCGAAGAACACGTTCGACCGGGTCGACACGACGTCCACCGTCTTCCTCGGCCTCACTGTAGCTTGTGCCCGGTGCCACAGCCATAAGTACGACCCCGTCACCCAGGCCGACTACTACCGCCTGTTCGCCTTTTTCAATTCGACTGCGGACGAACCTCTCGACGGCAACCTGTTCACTCCAGACCCTGTCCTTCGCGCACCGTTCCCTGAGGACGAGAAGAAGCTGAAGACGATGGCGACGGACCTTGGAAAGCTCGAGGCCAAGGTCGACGTCCAGGCGGCGCAAAAGTGGCTCGCCGGTAGGCGCGTCGAGTTTCCGACGGTCGGCAAATGGGAGGTGTCGGACCAAGTCCAGGCGCCGAGTTTCGACGCCGCGTACGACACGGAGAGCGAGCCTCAAAACTGGATGCCGGTCGATCTGAAGCCGGAAACGCCTTTGACGTTCTTTACAAAGGAGAACGCATACGCCTACTTACGCACGACCGTCGCCTCGGCGAAAGCCCAAGAGGTCGGGCTTCGTCTTTCGAGCGACGATGCGATCAAAGTCTGGGTCAACGGCGACCTCGTCCATGCCAACAAGGCCCTTCGCGGCATCGGGCAGAGTTACGATTCGATCCGCATCAAGCTAAGGGCCGGGGACAACGCCATCGTCGTGAAAGTCGCCAACGCCGGTGGCCCCGGTGGCGTCTTCTATGGCCTCGGTGACGACACGGACAAGCGCGCGACCGAGGTCGCCAAGCTCCAAGGCAAACCTGAAGGCGAGCAGGCCTTACGCCGTCTCTATCTTCAGGCCGGGCCCGACTCTCCCGCTGCGGCCGCCTATCGGGAGCAGGCCAAGTCGTACGACACCTTCCTGGCGTCGATCCCGCAAACGCTCGTCGCTAAGGAGCTCCCCAAACCCCGTCCCACGTTCGTGCTGCGTCGTGGTGAATACAACCTGCCCTCGGACCCCGTCGAAAGGGCGATTCCCGAATCTCTCGGATCGTTGCCCAAGCGCGCGCCTGTCAACCGGCTCGGGTTCGCCGAGTGGCTGACCGCGAAAGACAATCCGTTGTTCGCCCGCGTCTTCGTCAACCGGATCTGGCAGCAACATTTCGGGACCGGCCTCGTCAAGACAGCGGAGGATTTCGGTAACCAGGGGGAGTGGCCGAGCCATCCCGAGCTCCTGGACTATTTGGCGACGAAGTTCGCAAAGGACGGGTTCAGCCTGAAGAAGCTGCATAAGGCGATCGTGACGAGCGCGGCGTTCCGCCAGCGGTCTTCTGTGAAGGGCAAGAAACTCCAAGTCGACCCTGAGAACCGCTTGGTCTCACGCGGACCCCGGTTCCGCTTGGACGCCGAAGTCTTGCGAGACCAAGCCCTCTCCGCTTCGGGTCTTCTCTATGAGAAACCGGGTGGCAAGGGGTTCAAACCGTACCAGCCGGCAGGCCTCTGGGAGGAAGTCGCGTTCCTAGACAGCACGACCGCCCGTTATCAGCAGGACACGACGCAAGAGATCTACCGCCGCAGCCTCTACCTCTTCTGGAAACGGACGTCGCCGCATCCGGTGATGTTGACTTTCGACGCTCCGATGCGGGAAATGTGCGTCGTCCGGAGGGCAAGGACGAACACACCGTTGCAGGCCTTGGTCACGATGAACGAGCCGGCCTTTCTCGAAGCATCGCGAGAGTTCGCCGAACGGATCCTCAAAGGCCCGTCGAAGACGGACGACGACCGGCTCGCTGAGGCCTTTCGGTTGTCCCTCGGACGGGCGCCTTCCAACGACGAGGTCGTGACGCTGACATCGGCGTTACGGCGGTACGGAGAACGCTACGCGAACGACCCCGCTTCGGCCAAAGAACTCGTCTCCGTCGGCATGACGCCGCCCGACCCGGCCGTGGATCCGCAGAAGCTCGCAGCGTGGACGATCGTCTGTTCGACATTGTTCAACCTGGACGAGTTTTTGACCCAGCACTGA
- a CDS encoding DUF4230 domain-containing protein, which translates to MLLATGGVAGAVLVGVLNRNEPTNVSDRKLPLVLRGVQALGTLHTARHTYENVFEYSTSRQPLQWVAMVPGGAELVRTGTRNVVLVSATGEIEAGVDLARATVERSGDTVTVRLPKPQLFEPKVDAKVHWQKSAVFWRDDNIALKAVRDAEDRIKEASLRQHILETAADVAGKRVKSLARDMGMDVSVAFG; encoded by the coding sequence TTGCTCCTCGCGACCGGCGGAGTCGCCGGAGCGGTGCTCGTCGGCGTCCTGAACCGGAACGAGCCCACGAACGTATCGGACCGGAAGTTGCCCCTGGTGTTGCGCGGCGTCCAGGCGCTGGGCACTCTCCATACGGCCCGGCACACCTACGAGAACGTCTTCGAGTACTCGACCTCGCGACAACCCCTCCAATGGGTGGCGATGGTGCCCGGTGGAGCGGAACTGGTCCGGACGGGGACGCGCAACGTCGTCCTGGTCTCGGCTACGGGCGAGATCGAAGCAGGCGTCGACCTCGCTCGAGCAACGGTCGAAAGGTCGGGGGACACCGTGACCGTCCGGCTACCCAAACCGCAGTTGTTCGAACCGAAAGTCGACGCGAAGGTCCACTGGCAAAAGTCGGCGGTCTTCTGGAGGGACGACAACATCGCGCTCAAGGCCGTCCGCGACGCGGAAGACCGCATCAAGGAGGCGTCGCTCCGGCAACACATCCTTGAGACCGCCGCCGACGTCGCGGGCAAGCGGGTCAAATCGCTGGCCCGCGACATGGGGATGGACGTCTCCGTAGCGTTCGGCTAG
- a CDS encoding GNAT family N-acetyltransferase, protein MAPTFEVARLEHALDVSQMRVAAGERLTERLGPGNWAGTALVPSIKERIRSADPTLHRSTLFVAVEEGRALASVALSTFAPGFWKKSLWSEPGASALGVFALVVHPDVQRQGLGRFVMAQVEGVARGRGIPFVRLDAYSANPGSNAFYEALGYDRRAVIDLRGTGLVLYEKRVLPRP, encoded by the coding sequence ATGGCGCCGACGTTCGAAGTGGCCCGGCTCGAACACGCTCTCGACGTGTCCCAGATGCGCGTCGCGGCTGGAGAACGCCTGACCGAACGGTTAGGCCCTGGGAACTGGGCCGGAACCGCCTTAGTGCCGTCCATCAAGGAACGCATCCGTTCCGCCGACCCGACGCTCCACCGGTCGACCCTCTTCGTCGCCGTCGAAGAGGGACGCGCCCTTGCATCCGTGGCGCTGAGCACCTTCGCTCCGGGGTTCTGGAAGAAGTCGCTTTGGAGCGAACCGGGAGCTTCGGCCCTCGGAGTCTTCGCGCTCGTCGTCCATCCGGACGTCCAGCGTCAGGGCCTCGGACGCTTCGTCATGGCGCAGGTCGAAGGCGTCGCCCGAGGACGGGGCATCCCGTTCGTCCGGCTCGACGCCTATTCAGCCAACCCCGGTTCGAACGCCTTCTACGAGGCTTTGGGTTATGACCGCAGGGCCGTGATCGACCTGCGGGGAACCGGGCTCGTGCTCTATGAAAAGCGCGTCCTGCCCCGTCCTTGA
- the moeB gene encoding molybdopterin-synthase adenylyltransferase MoeB, with protein sequence MDHVPAVPVLGRAFGKIEAQTGLTLLRRRPVAAEAVFAQDRADVAVIAKNALRIRLGRRVARRHKRRRTDERATCGEDEEVESLSEHGHVYDDTSGSWLEPVARPTRRRPHVWLRIGTVSHLTNEETMRYSRHLIMPEVGLEGQERLKAAKVLIVGVGGLGSPAALYLAAAGIGTIGLIDFDVVDTSNLQRQILYGTTSVGHSKIAAATARIQDINPHIDVIAHETFLTSENALETLGGYDVVLDGTDNFPTRYLVNDACVLLGKPNVYGSIFRFDGQSTVFAAPGGPCYRCLFPEPPPPGTVQSCAEGGVLGILPGVIGVIQATEAVKLVLAKGKPLVGRLLMYDALAMTFTEIQIARDPDCPACGDRPSLTGLIDYPAFCGVGAAALGPDGLSVTEFEAWRSAGRDFVLLDVREPHEFQINRIPGSRLIPLRDLPGSLLDLDPEAETVIHCLMGSRSAEAVLLLRAAGFRKVHDLQGGIRAWIETVRPDMPNY encoded by the coding sequence ATGGATCACGTGCCGGCCGTCCCGGTCCTTGGTCGCGCTTTCGGCAAGATCGAGGCGCAGACCGGCTTGACCCTCCTTCGCCGAAGGCCCGTGGCAGCGGAAGCAGTGTTCGCTCAAGATCGGGCGGACGTCGCGGTTATAGCTAAGAACGCGCTTAGGATCCGGCTTGGGCGCCGGGTCGCGAGGCGCCACAAACGCCGCCGCACCGACGAACGTGCAACTTGCGGCGAGGACGAGGAGGTGGAATCGCTTTCCGAACACGGGCACGTCTATGATGACACGTCAGGCTCCTGGCTGGAACCTGTCGCACGGCCAACCCGGCGACGACCGCACGTATGGCTCAGAATCGGAACCGTGTCCCACCTGACCAACGAAGAGACCATGCGGTACAGCCGGCACCTCATCATGCCGGAGGTCGGGCTCGAAGGGCAAGAGCGCCTCAAAGCCGCGAAGGTGCTGATCGTCGGAGTCGGGGGCCTTGGCTCGCCCGCAGCGCTCTACCTCGCCGCAGCCGGGATCGGCACGATCGGTCTGATCGATTTCGACGTCGTCGACACGTCGAACCTGCAACGGCAAATCCTCTATGGGACGACGTCGGTCGGTCACAGCAAGATCGCGGCGGCGACAGCCCGAATCCAAGACATCAATCCTCATATCGACGTGATCGCGCACGAGACGTTCCTGACCAGCGAAAACGCCCTTGAGACCTTAGGAGGGTACGACGTCGTCCTCGACGGGACGGACAATTTTCCGACGCGGTATCTGGTCAACGACGCGTGCGTGTTGCTCGGCAAGCCGAACGTTTACGGCTCGATCTTTCGGTTCGACGGCCAATCGACCGTGTTCGCCGCTCCTGGAGGGCCGTGTTACCGTTGCCTCTTCCCGGAACCGCCGCCTCCGGGAACCGTACAGAGCTGCGCCGAAGGAGGCGTCTTGGGAATCTTACCGGGGGTCATCGGAGTCATCCAAGCGACGGAAGCGGTCAAGCTCGTGCTGGCAAAGGGGAAGCCTCTGGTCGGCCGCCTCCTCATGTACGACGCCCTGGCGATGACGTTCACGGAGATACAAATCGCGCGCGATCCGGATTGTCCGGCGTGCGGCGACCGACCGTCGCTCACGGGACTGATCGACTATCCCGCGTTCTGCGGGGTCGGTGCGGCTGCACTCGGTCCCGACGGTCTTTCAGTGACCGAGTTCGAAGCATGGCGGTCTGCCGGTCGCGACTTCGTCCTTCTCGACGTTCGGGAACCCCACGAGTTCCAGATCAACCGCATCCCTGGCTCCCGGCTGATCCCGCTCCGAGACCTTCCCGGTAGCTTGCTCGACCTCGATCCCGAGGCCGAGACCGTGATCCACTGTCTCATGGGGTCGCGAAGCGCCGAAGCGGTCCTCCTACTTCGGGCGGCCGGGTTCCGAAAGGTCCACGACCTTCAAGGCGGGATCAGAGCCTGGATCGAGACCGTCCGTCCCGACATGCCGAACTACTGA
- a CDS encoding MoaD/ThiS family protein, with protein MIRVTLPHHLRNLAGVGPEVELDVDRPVTVSTVLDALEARYPVLRGTVRDHGTLKRRPFLRFFVCGRDVSLEPSDKELPMDVTEGAQPFMIVGAIAGG; from the coding sequence GTGATCCGCGTCACGCTGCCCCACCACCTTCGCAACCTCGCCGGAGTCGGACCGGAAGTCGAACTGGACGTCGACAGGCCCGTAACGGTGTCGACGGTCCTCGACGCACTGGAGGCCCGGTATCCGGTCTTGCGGGGAACAGTGCGCGATCACGGCACTTTGAAAAGGCGTCCTTTCCTACGGTTCTTCGTGTGCGGGAGGGACGTCTCTCTCGAGCCTTCCGACAAAGAGCTACCGATGGACGTCACCGAGGGAGCACAACCGTTCATGATCGTCGGCGCGATCGCGGGCGGCTGA
- a CDS encoding DUF2071 domain-containing protein, which translates to MLLPTVQGTIKRRVLLNFRADPTVVAAGLPAPLRPKLQGGHAVVGVCLIRLEQLRPVGFPVFLGAASENAAHRIAVEWDDPDGTLREGVFVVRRDTGSALNRWAGGRVFPGEQHAASFSVEDTDHSIRLSMESEDGEASVEVWGEDAPYMPKDSCFASLAEASRFFEAGSVGFSPSRDPASLGAVRLWTYEWDVWPMAVLRIRASYFEDGRHYPPGTVVFDHALVMRDVAHQWRAEPDLESRPRSAFTLA; encoded by the coding sequence TTGCTACTTCCTACCGTACAAGGAACCATCAAGCGAAGGGTCCTGCTGAACTTCAGAGCGGATCCAACGGTCGTCGCGGCCGGGCTCCCGGCCCCTTTGCGACCGAAGCTTCAGGGCGGACATGCGGTCGTCGGTGTCTGTCTCATCCGGTTGGAACAGCTTCGACCGGTAGGGTTTCCCGTGTTCCTTGGAGCGGCCAGCGAGAACGCTGCGCACCGTATCGCTGTGGAGTGGGACGATCCCGACGGCACGTTGCGCGAAGGCGTTTTCGTCGTCCGGCGGGACACGGGATCGGCCCTGAACAGGTGGGCGGGCGGGCGAGTGTTCCCCGGCGAGCAACACGCTGCGAGCTTCAGCGTCGAGGATACCGACCATAGCATCCGGTTGTCGATGGAATCGGAGGACGGCGAGGCCTCGGTCGAAGTCTGGGGGGAAGACGCTCCGTACATGCCAAAGGACTCGTGTTTTGCTTCCCTGGCTGAAGCGAGCCGGTTCTTCGAAGCCGGCAGCGTCGGGTTCTCTCCGTCCCGTGATCCGGCCAGCCTGGGGGCCGTCCGACTCTGGACCTACGAGTGGGACGTCTGGCCGATGGCCGTCTTGCGGATCCGGGCGAGCTACTTTGAGGACGGCCGCCACTATCCTCCAGGAACCGTCGTTTTCGACCACGCTCTGGTGATGCGGGACGTCGCACACCAATGGCGGGCCGAGCCCGACCTGGAGTCCCGGCCACGGTCGGCTTTCACTCTGGCCTAG
- a CDS encoding DUF1501 domain-containing protein gives MDPRREHELLMTRRQLFGKTAMGVSTAALHTLLRGSGLGGGLVASAIAQAQQQAKIGKPRPGLPGMPNFAPKAKRVIMLFMNGGPSQLDLFDYKPKMDEKFDVDLPDEIRMGQRITTMTSGQARFPVAPSKFKFQKYDNNDEGLWVSELLPHTASIAKELCVIKSMWTEAINHDPAVTYIQTGSQLPGRPSLGAWVSYGLGSMNEDLPTYVVLHAKVSSGKVDQALFSRLWGTGFLPSEHQGVSLRSSGDPILYLDDPHGLDRKTRREMLDDLAKLNQMQVDQFGDPEIAARIQQYEMAYRMQSSVPELMEMKDEPEEVFDLYGPQSKEPGTFAASCLLARRMAQRGVRFIQIWHRGWDQHGNLTVDLPSQCKDTDQASAALVKDLKRLGMLDDTLVVWGGEFGRTIYCQGPLTRENYGRDHHPRCFTRWMAGGGVKPGISYGHTDDFSYNIVDKDGRMIDPSVDAFTPGAVHIHDMNATMLHLLGIDHTKLTYRYQGRDFRLTDVHGHVVQDLLA, from the coding sequence ATGGATCCTCGACGAGAGCACGAACTCCTGATGACCCGCCGCCAGCTTTTCGGCAAGACGGCGATGGGGGTCAGCACGGCCGCCCTGCACACGCTCCTGCGCGGCAGCGGACTCGGAGGGGGGCTCGTCGCGAGCGCGATCGCCCAAGCGCAACAGCAGGCCAAGATCGGCAAACCTCGACCCGGCCTTCCCGGCATGCCGAATTTCGCGCCCAAAGCCAAGCGCGTGATCATGCTGTTCATGAACGGCGGCCCGAGCCAGCTCGACCTCTTCGACTACAAGCCGAAAATGGACGAGAAGTTCGACGTCGACCTCCCGGACGAGATCCGCATGGGGCAGCGCATCACGACGATGACGAGCGGACAGGCCCGCTTTCCCGTCGCACCGAGCAAGTTCAAGTTCCAGAAGTACGACAACAACGACGAGGGCCTGTGGGTCAGCGAACTGCTCCCCCACACCGCTTCGATCGCGAAGGAGCTCTGCGTCATCAAGTCGATGTGGACGGAGGCGATCAACCACGACCCTGCCGTCACCTACATCCAAACAGGCTCTCAACTTCCCGGCCGTCCCTCGCTCGGCGCGTGGGTCAGCTATGGCCTCGGCTCGATGAACGAAGACCTCCCCACGTACGTCGTCCTCCACGCGAAAGTCAGCAGCGGAAAGGTCGACCAGGCGCTCTTCAGCCGTCTTTGGGGCACGGGCTTCCTTCCGAGCGAACACCAGGGCGTTTCGCTCCGCTCGAGCGGCGACCCGATCCTCTACCTCGACGATCCGCACGGCCTCGACCGCAAGACGAGGCGCGAGATGCTGGACGACCTCGCCAAGCTCAACCAGATGCAGGTCGACCAGTTCGGCGACCCCGAGATCGCGGCCCGCATCCAGCAGTACGAAATGGCGTACCGCATGCAGTCCAGCGTCCCCGAACTCATGGAGATGAAGGACGAGCCAGAGGAAGTCTTCGACCTCTATGGCCCGCAGTCCAAAGAGCCCGGCACCTTCGCCGCATCGTGCCTGCTCGCCCGGCGCATGGCCCAACGCGGCGTGCGCTTCATCCAGATCTGGCACCGCGGGTGGGACCAGCACGGCAACCTTACGGTGGACTTGCCCAGCCAGTGCAAGGACACAGACCAGGCCTCGGCCGCGCTCGTCAAAGACCTCAAACGGCTCGGCATGCTCGACGACACCCTCGTCGTCTGGGGCGGCGAGTTCGGGCGCACGATCTATTGTCAAGGCCCCCTCACCCGCGAAAACTACGGCCGCGACCACCATCCGCGCTGCTTCACCAGATGGATGGCCGGTGGCGGCGTCAAACCGGGCATCAGTTATGGCCACACCGACGACTTTTCGTACAACATCGTCGACAAGGACGGCCGCATGATCGACCCATCGGTGGACGCTTTCACTCCCGGCGCGGTCCACATCCACGACATGAACGCGACGATGCTGCACTTGCTCGGCATCGACCACACGAAGCTCACCTACCGTTACCAAGGCCGAGACTTCCGCCTGACCGACGTGCACGGTCACGTCGTGCAAGACCTGCTGGCGTAA
- a CDS encoding (4Fe-4S)-binding protein, which produces MDGHKEYTRDGVTVVWKPELCRHSGLCARGLPDVFDPKRRPWIDMDMADVRQIVEQVTRCPSGALSIRAEDEDGLCVRRQL; this is translated from the coding sequence ATGGACGGGCACAAGGAGTACACGAGAGACGGAGTGACGGTGGTCTGGAAGCCAGAGTTGTGCCGCCATTCGGGTCTCTGCGCCCGCGGGTTGCCGGACGTGTTCGATCCCAAGCGCCGTCCATGGATCGACATGGACATGGCCGACGTCCGACAGATCGTCGAGCAAGTGACCCGGTGCCCTTCGGGCGCGCTGAGCATCCGGGCCGAGGACGAGGACGGCCTGTGCGTCCGTCGCCAACTCTAG
- a CDS encoding exo-alpha-sialidase encodes MSKVRVLVGTKKGAFVCTSDEARQDWAIEGPFFCGWEIYHVKGSPVDPDRIFASQTSGWFGQIIQRSDDGGKTWNPPGSKPEDLVNEMGWPQGESNKFVYDGVAGTHKWYDGTPHPWEFKRVWHLEPSLSDPNVVFAGVEDAAMFKSSDGGASWTELSGLRTHTTGQDWQPGAGGMCLHTILIDPTDHDRMFVAISAAGAFRTDDGGTTWKPVNRGLSSNFMPDPDAEVGHCVHRIAFHPSKPQTLYMQKHWDIMRSDDSGDMWREVSGNLPSDFGFPIDVHAHEPETVYVVPIKSDSEHVPPDGKLRVYRSRTGGNEWEALTQGLPQKNCYVNVLREAMAVDTLDECGVYFGTTGGQVYVSPNSGDNWTAINEHFPPVLSVEVQTLK; translated from the coding sequence ATGAGCAAAGTCAGAGTCCTCGTCGGTACGAAAAAAGGCGCCTTTGTCTGCACGTCGGACGAGGCCCGTCAAGACTGGGCCATCGAAGGCCCGTTCTTCTGTGGTTGGGAGATCTACCACGTCAAAGGCTCGCCCGTCGATCCTGACCGCATCTTCGCTTCGCAGACGAGCGGTTGGTTCGGCCAGATCATCCAGCGGTCTGACGACGGTGGGAAGACCTGGAACCCGCCTGGAAGCAAGCCCGAAGACCTCGTGAACGAAATGGGTTGGCCTCAGGGCGAAAGCAACAAGTTCGTCTACGACGGTGTCGCCGGCACGCACAAGTGGTACGACGGGACGCCCCACCCTTGGGAGTTCAAGCGCGTGTGGCACCTCGAGCCGTCGCTGTCCGATCCCAACGTCGTCTTTGCCGGAGTCGAAGACGCCGCCATGTTCAAGTCGTCCGACGGTGGTGCGAGTTGGACGGAACTGAGCGGTCTTCGGACCCACACGACGGGGCAGGACTGGCAACCCGGCGCCGGCGGTATGTGCCTCCACACGATCCTGATCGACCCCACCGATCACGACCGGATGTTCGTCGCCATCTCGGCGGCGGGAGCGTTCCGCACTGACGACGGCGGGACGACTTGGAAGCCCGTCAACCGCGGGTTGAGTTCGAACTTCATGCCCGATCCGGACGCCGAGGTCGGGCACTGCGTCCACCGCATCGCGTTCCACCCGTCGAAGCCACAGACCCTCTACATGCAGAAGCACTGGGACATCATGCGCAGCGACGACTCGGGCGACATGTGGCGCGAAGTCAGCGGCAATCTGCCGAGCGACTTCGGCTTTCCGATCGACGTCCACGCCCACGAACCGGAGACGGTCTACGTCGTGCCGATCAAGTCGGATTCCGAGCACGTTCCGCCGGACGGAAAGCTGCGCGTCTACCGCAGTCGGACGGGCGGCAACGAGTGGGAGGCGCTCACTCAAGGGCTGCCTCAAAAGAACTGCTACGTCAACGTCCTTCGCGAGGCCATGGCGGTGGACACGTTGGACGAATGCGGCGTCTATTTCGGTACGACGGGCGGCCAGGTCTACGTGTCACCGAACAGTGGCGACAATTGGACGGCCATCAACGAGCACTTCCCTCCCGTCCTCTCGGTCGAGGTCCAGACCCTCAAGTGA